A stretch of Paenibacillus peoriae DNA encodes these proteins:
- a CDS encoding 1-deoxy-D-xylulose-5-phosphate reductoisomerase → MKRITVLGSTGSIGTQTLDVVSMHPDQFTVEALAGGSNIKLLAEQAHLYKPKKVSVGTRQLADEIRPLLPSGMDLYWGNEGLIELAANTEADMVVTAVMGSVGLHSTLAAIEAGKQIGLANKETLVTAGHLVTARARAKGVPLLPIDSEHSAIFQCLNGERMKDVAHITLTASGGSFRDLTREQLREVTVEDALKHPNWSMGAKITIDSATMVNKGLEVIEAHWLFGLDYEQIHVLLHPESIIHSYVEFQDTSIVAQLGNPDMRVPIQYALTYPERMKSPAKPLSLAEVGRLHFKEMDYNRFPCLRLAFECGKMGGTAPTAFNAANEIAVARFLRGEISFLHIEAIIERVLERHVNVANPDLSAIEACDGETRSIATGL, encoded by the coding sequence ATGAAAAGAATTACGGTACTTGGTTCAACCGGATCTATTGGAACTCAAACGCTGGATGTAGTGTCCATGCACCCGGATCAGTTTACTGTTGAGGCTTTAGCAGGTGGTTCTAATATAAAGTTACTTGCTGAGCAGGCGCATCTTTATAAACCCAAAAAAGTGTCTGTGGGTACTCGGCAGTTGGCGGATGAAATTCGTCCTTTACTGCCTTCTGGAATGGATCTGTATTGGGGAAATGAAGGACTCATTGAGCTTGCTGCGAACACGGAGGCGGATATGGTTGTGACGGCTGTAATGGGCAGTGTCGGATTGCACTCCACGCTGGCCGCGATTGAGGCTGGAAAACAGATCGGTTTGGCCAATAAGGAAACACTGGTTACTGCTGGTCATCTGGTCACAGCGCGGGCTCGGGCGAAAGGAGTGCCGTTGCTGCCGATTGACAGTGAGCATTCAGCTATTTTCCAATGCTTGAATGGTGAGCGTATGAAAGATGTGGCACATATTACACTCACAGCATCAGGGGGTTCTTTTCGAGATTTGACAAGAGAACAGTTGCGTGAAGTTACCGTGGAAGATGCACTCAAGCATCCCAATTGGTCAATGGGGGCCAAAATCACGATTGATTCAGCAACGATGGTAAACAAGGGGCTGGAAGTCATTGAGGCGCATTGGCTATTCGGACTTGATTATGAGCAGATTCATGTGTTGCTTCATCCGGAAAGCATTATTCATTCCTATGTTGAGTTTCAGGATACAAGCATTGTTGCTCAACTTGGGAATCCGGACATGAGAGTACCCATTCAATATGCTTTGACTTATCCTGAGCGTATGAAGTCCCCGGCGAAGCCGTTGTCACTGGCTGAAGTGGGTAGACTCCATTTTAAGGAAATGGACTATAATCGTTTTCCTTGTTTAAGGCTTGCCTTCGAATGTGGTAAAATGGGTGGTACAGCACCGACCGCATTTAATGCAGCTAATGAGATTGCTGTTGCCCGTTTCCTGCGTGGAGAAATTTCTTTTCTGCATATTGAAGCTATTATTGAACGTGTGCTGGAGCGGCATGTCAATGTGGCTAATCCTGATCTGTCTGCGATTGAAGCATGTGACGGAGAGACTCGTAGCATAGCCACGGGGTTGTAG
- a CDS encoding phosphatidate cytidylyltransferase — translation MRQRLITGILAGIFFLAMVLWGGLAYHLLILAMALIGFYEFARMTQVSPFGGTAILGYVSILAFVFPYEPFGLHSPLPFASMLWLVMIAFMIITVGTKNKIPIQTVAILFLGTVYIGFGFSYIAESRHMEHGLLWTFLLLACIWASDAGAYFVGKMAGKTKLWPAISPNKTVEGSIGGIVLALVIALVFAGLSGGLLPWGKAIGIGLSCAVVGQLGDLVQSAYKRVYGIKDSGNLLPGHGGILDRCDSWIVVFPFVHMLMLLP, via the coding sequence TTGAGACAGAGATTAATTACCGGTATTCTGGCAGGCATATTCTTTTTGGCGATGGTCCTGTGGGGCGGCTTGGCCTACCATTTGCTTATATTGGCGATGGCCCTAATCGGATTTTATGAGTTCGCACGAATGACGCAGGTATCTCCTTTTGGAGGTACAGCAATACTTGGATACGTAAGCATATTAGCTTTTGTATTCCCGTATGAACCTTTTGGCTTGCACTCACCCTTACCCTTTGCCAGTATGCTTTGGCTGGTAATGATAGCTTTTATGATCATCACGGTAGGAACAAAAAATAAAATCCCGATTCAAACGGTAGCTATATTATTTCTTGGTACCGTTTATATAGGGTTTGGATTTTCGTATATTGCGGAATCACGTCATATGGAACATGGACTATTATGGACATTTTTATTATTGGCTTGTATTTGGGCAAGTGATGCAGGGGCATATTTTGTAGGCAAAATGGCAGGAAAGACGAAATTATGGCCTGCGATCAGTCCGAATAAAACGGTCGAAGGATCCATTGGCGGCATCGTTTTAGCGTTGGTTATAGCTCTTGTATTCGCTGGATTATCGGGTGGACTGCTGCCATGGGGCAAAGCCATCGGCATCGGTTTGTCATGTGCAGTTGTGGGACAACTGGGCGATTTGGTACAATCTGCATACAAACGAGTGTACGGCATTAAAGATTCCGGTAATCTGCTGCCAGGGCACGGTGGTATACTAGACCGTTGCGACAGCTGGATTGTCGTTTTTCCATTTGTACATATGCTGATGCTGCTTCCATGA
- the rseP gene encoding RIP metalloprotease RseP, whose product METIQIVLMTVLMFFVIVTVHEWGHYYFAKRAGILVREFAIGFGPKLFSYKRNETRFTLRLLPFGGFARMAGEDPEVNEIETGQTIAVRLTDDVVKTIYLDQLDNRKNVVRGEVLDIDLEQSLTLKLDVDGEDQQYTVHPQAMMVTKGQSIQIAPKDRQYGSKTVGQRALAIFAGPLMNFILAFILFGLHIQMVGIQVDNPTYVQISEITAGMPAAEADLHKGDIIESVNGVAIGANVENMIKLIADSQDKPMKWTVRRDNKTFDLTITPRAMEGQKGGKVGIVPELPKRQAGVGETFKFAGQSMVRTTDIIFQGFSQLIQRFSINDLGGPVRTFEVTGQIAKQGIEQLTYWTAIMSLYLGIFNLLPIPALDGSRLVFLGVEAVRGRPVDPSREGMVHFVGFAMLFLLMIAVTYNDILRLING is encoded by the coding sequence TTGGAAACGATTCAAATAGTGTTGATGACGGTGCTCATGTTTTTCGTCATAGTGACGGTGCATGAATGGGGGCATTATTATTTTGCCAAGCGCGCCGGGATTCTGGTACGGGAGTTTGCGATCGGTTTCGGTCCGAAACTGTTTTCTTATAAAAGAAACGAGACGCGATTTACGTTGCGTTTGTTGCCGTTCGGTGGCTTTGCCCGCATGGCGGGAGAGGATCCGGAGGTTAATGAAATTGAGACCGGACAAACGATTGCTGTACGCCTAACGGATGACGTCGTTAAAACCATCTATCTGGATCAACTGGATAATCGCAAGAATGTGGTGCGAGGCGAAGTGTTGGATATTGATCTGGAACAGTCATTAACTTTAAAATTGGATGTGGATGGCGAAGATCAGCAATACACTGTGCACCCGCAAGCGATGATGGTAACCAAAGGACAATCCATACAGATTGCACCCAAGGATCGGCAGTATGGGAGTAAAACAGTAGGACAGCGTGCGTTGGCTATTTTTGCTGGACCACTGATGAATTTTATTCTTGCCTTTATTTTGTTTGGTCTGCATATTCAGATGGTCGGCATACAAGTGGACAACCCGACTTATGTCCAAATTAGTGAAATTACAGCAGGTATGCCTGCTGCTGAAGCTGATTTGCATAAGGGAGATATCATCGAATCGGTGAATGGAGTAGCCATTGGTGCGAATGTTGAAAACATGATCAAACTGATTGCGGATTCTCAAGACAAGCCGATGAAGTGGACGGTTCGCCGTGATAATAAGACCTTTGATCTTACGATTACACCTCGTGCAATGGAAGGACAAAAGGGTGGCAAGGTGGGCATTGTGCCTGAACTTCCAAAACGCCAAGCAGGTGTGGGTGAAACGTTCAAATTTGCCGGACAATCCATGGTCAGAACGACCGATATTATTTTCCAAGGATTTAGCCAGCTCATTCAACGTTTTTCTATCAATGACTTGGGAGGCCCGGTACGTACTTTTGAAGTGACGGGGCAAATTGCCAAGCAGGGGATTGAGCAGTTGACGTATTGGACTGCTATAATGAGTCTTTACCTGGGGATATTTAATTTATTGCCTATTCCGGCGCTGGATGGAAGCAGACTTGTTTTCCTTGGTGTGGAGGCGGTAAGAGGGCGTCCCGTTGATCCGAGCAGGGAAGGAATGGTCCATTTCGTTGGTTTTGCTATGCTATTCCTGCTTATGATTGCGGTCACGTATAACGATATTTTACGCTTAATTAATGGTTAA